The following proteins are co-located in the Dyadobacter chenwenxiniae genome:
- a CDS encoding glutaminase family protein, which produces MTKFWSFLLQLLFPFSLLAQTFRPPAAPLITIDPYTSVWSFGDELNGSITKHWTGKPHPMDGLIRVDGKTYRFMGAPTPTMKTILPTAKQAAYTARFTTVKPDPNWWYKEGYNISTWKQAPAPFGTHDRNDAMLKGGTEFQNEVWYRREFTLTAADFEKATLNIFHDDDVAVYINGVPAYDCAPCFTGDYEFKPISASARKALKKGKNILAAYCKNGAGPGYIDIGLADEIAPKGDDVIQAAKQTGLEMTATQTIYNFEAGPIQLKAKFVAPLILKDLHMVSRPVNYVVYELISTDGKMHQVEILNSVSGLWAVNDASQQVAGKSETQNGLLMLSMGNTEQKLLGRKGDDVRIDWGNAYLAVAAAKVKGSAMGTPEEIIKSFSKSGSVNANQTTAAHADAKSMAVVLADKVGAQSLSMHVMLGYDDGYSVQYFGKNLRPWWNKDGKNTVQNELKNAEADFAKIIKECEATDEMIYQDALKAGGKQYAELCVLAYRQAISAHKLVADPSGAPLFLSKENFSNGSIGTVDITYPSAPLFLLYNPTLLKGMMEPIFYYSESGKWTKPFAAHDVGTYPLANGQTYGEDMPVEESGNMLTLTYAVCKAENNIDFAKKHWKVLTTWANYLKKEGFDPANQLCTDDFAGHLARNANLSIKAIMGLASYAKMAEQLGDTKEASEVNALVKEFVQKWMQLADSGDHYALTFDNKNSWSQKYNLVWDELLKLNVFPKTVAEKEIKYYLTKQKPFGLPLDSRKTYTKSDWIIWTATLATNQQDFEALVKPVYKYAMETPDRIPLSDWHETVNGKSVGFRARSVVGGYWMKVLGEKWK; this is translated from the coding sequence ATGACTAAATTCTGGTCTTTTTTGCTGCAACTCCTTTTTCCATTCTCACTTCTTGCCCAAACCTTCCGCCCGCCTGCCGCCCCTTTAATAACCATTGATCCATACACCAGCGTATGGTCGTTCGGCGATGAACTAAATGGCTCAATAACAAAGCATTGGACTGGTAAACCGCATCCTATGGACGGACTGATCCGGGTGGATGGCAAGACCTACCGCTTCATGGGCGCACCCACGCCGACGATGAAAACCATTTTACCAACAGCCAAGCAAGCTGCGTATACAGCAAGATTTACAACCGTAAAACCGGATCCAAATTGGTGGTATAAAGAGGGTTACAATATAAGCACATGGAAACAGGCCCCTGCTCCATTCGGCACGCATGACCGCAACGATGCCATGCTAAAAGGAGGAACAGAGTTTCAGAATGAAGTTTGGTATCGCCGCGAATTCACATTGACAGCCGCTGATTTTGAAAAAGCAACATTAAATATCTTTCATGATGATGACGTGGCCGTTTATATCAATGGCGTCCCCGCTTACGACTGCGCGCCTTGCTTTACAGGCGATTATGAATTTAAACCCATCAGCGCCTCAGCTCGAAAGGCATTGAAAAAAGGAAAAAACATCCTTGCTGCTTATTGCAAGAATGGCGCTGGCCCGGGTTACATCGACATTGGGTTGGCAGATGAAATTGCTCCGAAAGGTGACGATGTAATTCAGGCTGCCAAGCAAACCGGTTTGGAAATGACTGCCACACAAACCATTTATAATTTCGAAGCAGGACCGATTCAGCTCAAAGCCAAGTTTGTTGCGCCATTGATTTTGAAAGATCTTCACATGGTGTCCCGTCCGGTTAATTATGTTGTTTACGAACTAATTTCGACCGACGGGAAAATGCATCAGGTTGAAATATTGAATTCAGTTTCAGGGCTTTGGGCGGTGAATGACGCGAGTCAGCAAGTGGCCGGCAAGAGTGAAACACAAAATGGCTTGCTCATGCTTTCAATGGGAAATACGGAGCAGAAATTACTGGGTAGGAAAGGCGATGACGTCCGCATTGATTGGGGAAATGCTTATTTGGCGGTCGCTGCGGCAAAAGTGAAAGGCTCTGCCATGGGTACGCCTGAGGAAATCATAAAGTCATTTTCAAAAAGCGGCTCCGTCAATGCGAATCAGACAACGGCTGCCCATGCGGATGCCAAATCCATGGCGGTCGTGCTTGCGGATAAAGTTGGTGCGCAAAGCCTTTCCATGCACGTAATGCTCGGTTATGACGATGGTTATTCGGTTCAATATTTTGGTAAAAATTTGCGTCCCTGGTGGAATAAGGATGGAAAAAATACAGTTCAAAATGAGTTGAAAAACGCCGAAGCAGATTTTGCCAAAATCATTAAAGAATGTGAGGCGACGGATGAAATGATTTATCAGGATGCGCTGAAAGCTGGTGGAAAGCAATATGCGGAGCTTTGTGTGTTAGCTTATCGCCAAGCGATATCGGCGCATAAGTTGGTGGCCGATCCATCGGGCGCGCCTTTGTTTTTATCTAAAGAAAATTTCAGTAATGGCTCCATTGGAACCGTTGATATAACTTATCCATCCGCACCATTATTCCTGCTTTACAACCCAACACTGTTAAAAGGAATGATGGAGCCCATCTTTTATTATTCCGAAAGCGGCAAATGGACCAAACCGTTCGCGGCGCACGACGTAGGCACCTATCCGCTCGCAAACGGCCAGACTTACGGCGAGGACATGCCCGTAGAAGAATCTGGTAATATGCTTACGCTGACTTATGCCGTTTGCAAAGCTGAAAACAACATTGATTTCGCCAAAAAGCATTGGAAAGTGCTCACGACCTGGGCCAATTATCTCAAAAAAGAGGGCTTCGACCCAGCCAATCAACTCTGCACCGACGATTTCGCCGGCCACCTCGCCCGCAATGCGAACCTGTCTATCAAGGCAATTATGGGATTAGCCTCTTACGCAAAAATGGCCGAGCAACTGGGCGACACCAAAGAAGCCTCTGAGGTAAATGCACTGGTAAAAGAGTTTGTGCAAAAGTGGATGCAACTAGCCGACAGCGGCGATCACTACGCCCTAACCTTCGACAACAAAAATTCATGGAGCCAGAAATACAATCTTGTGTGGGATGAACTCTTGAAGCTCAACGTATTCCCCAAAACCGTTGCCGAAAAAGAAATAAAATATTACCTCACCAAACAAAAACCCTTCGGCCTCCCCCTCGACAGCCGCAAAACCTACACAAAATCCGACTGGATCATCTGGACAGCAACATTAGCCACCAACCAGCAAGATTTTGAAGCATTGGTGAAGCCGGTTTACAAATATGCTATGGAAACACCGGACCGCATTCCGCTGTCGGACTGGCATGAGACGGTGAATGGCAAGTCGGTCGGGTTTCGGGCGCGGTCGGTTGTGGGTGGTTATTGGATGAAGGTTTTGGGGGAGAAGTGGAAGTGA
- the argB gene encoding acetylglutamate kinase, with translation MSQALYVVKIGGNVIDNPEACARFLSDFAKLDAPKILVHGGGKVATQIAAKLQIETQMVEGRRITDKAMLDVVTMVYGGLVNKNLVAQLQALNCNAIGLTGADGGIIRSVKRPVKTIDYGFVGDIEAVNAAQVNALLSSGLIPVIAPLTYSSEGLLLNTNADTMASATAVAMAELFEVNLIFCFEKKGVLSDPDDDNAVIASLNPASYADYKSSGVINKGMIPKLDGAFEALKDGVKQVTICHSDDLLEAVMSAAGTVIAL, from the coding sequence ATGTCCCAAGCCCTTTATGTTGTAAAAATCGGTGGTAATGTGATCGACAACCCCGAAGCCTGCGCCCGTTTTCTAAGCGACTTTGCCAAACTCGATGCTCCCAAAATCCTCGTTCACGGCGGCGGAAAAGTGGCCACGCAAATTGCAGCCAAATTGCAGATTGAAACGCAGATGGTAGAAGGCCGCAGAATTACGGATAAGGCGATGCTGGACGTTGTAACCATGGTTTATGGTGGATTGGTCAACAAAAATCTTGTAGCACAACTGCAAGCCCTGAACTGCAACGCAATCGGCCTCACAGGCGCTGACGGCGGCATCATACGTTCAGTAAAACGACCCGTAAAAACCATCGATTATGGCTTTGTGGGAGATATTGAAGCTGTTAATGCAGCGCAAGTGAACGCATTGTTAAGTAGCGGACTCATCCCGGTCATTGCGCCACTCACTTACAGCTCGGAAGGTTTGTTACTCAACACCAACGCCGACACCATGGCCTCTGCAACAGCCGTCGCCATGGCCGAATTATTTGAAGTAAACCTTATTTTTTGCTTTGAGAAAAAAGGCGTTTTATCTGATCCTGATGATGATAATGCAGTCATAGCATCGCTTAATCCAGCTTCGTATGCCGATTACAAATCGTCCGGTGTCATCAACAAAGGCATGATCCCAAAACTGGATGGTGCATTCGAAGCATTAAAGGATGGCGTAAAGCAAGTTACAATCTGCCATTCGGATGATCTGCTGGAAGCTGTGATGTCTGCTGCTGGGACGGTGATTGCCCTTTAA
- a CDS encoding protein-disulfide reductase DsbD family protein produces MKRRLLISLVLCLFFSQSVFAQLQKAKAHWTYTFSKPEAKKGETVDLVFTAIVDKDWYIYSSDFDPDLGPMLTTFNFEKNNTFEVVGKLKPQNPKEKFEEVWGGKVRYFEGKGVFKQTVKILADNPVIKGSSEYQTCSHVTGLCIPGNDDFEFKGLKVVAGAATSDTQPTVGKTESATDSSSSVAAVLADTSLTINAGDADTLAQAEAAATLSQTLSSEDESADKSLWGFALAAFLSGLVALLTPCVFPIIPMTVSYFTNQEKGKLKAFIYGISIVLIYTLIGTVVSRLNGPAFANFLSTHWIPNLLFFAIFFVFGLSFLGLFEIVLPSGFVNKMDQKADQGGYAGVFFMAFTLVLVSFSCTGPIVGSLLVASAGGEVVKPIIGMASFSAAFAIPFTLFALFPQWLKSLPKSGGWLNTVKVVLGFLELALALKFFSIADQVYHWRLLDREIYLAFWIVIFGLLGFYLLGKIRTPHDSPLEKVSVPRLLLSIVTFTFVVYMIPGMWGAPLKALAGYLPPQSTLDFDLNKRTAGVVSNITPGETRKYADLFHLPHELEGFFDYKDALAYAKKVNKPVFIDFTGHGCVNCREMEARVWVDPAVQQRLRNDYVIVALYVDDKTELPEASWYTSKYDNKIKKTIGAQNADLQIVKYNNNAQPHYCLVDHEGNLLVKPKNYDLNQANFAAFLDSGKAAFGK; encoded by the coding sequence ATGAAACGCCGCCTTCTCATTTCCCTTGTTCTTTGTCTATTTTTTTCACAATCCGTTTTTGCTCAATTGCAAAAAGCCAAAGCACATTGGACCTACACATTTTCCAAACCGGAAGCGAAGAAGGGGGAGACGGTCGATTTGGTTTTTACAGCCATTGTTGACAAAGACTGGTACATTTATTCCAGCGATTTCGACCCGGATCTGGGGCCTATGCTGACGACCTTCAATTTTGAAAAAAATAACACATTTGAAGTTGTGGGCAAGCTGAAACCGCAGAATCCCAAAGAGAAATTTGAGGAAGTCTGGGGTGGTAAAGTTCGCTACTTCGAAGGAAAAGGCGTTTTTAAACAGACTGTAAAAATACTCGCAGACAATCCGGTCATCAAGGGAAGCTCCGAATATCAAACCTGCAGCCACGTAACCGGGCTTTGCATTCCGGGCAACGACGATTTTGAGTTCAAAGGCCTGAAAGTAGTTGCTGGCGCAGCAACCAGTGATACACAGCCAACCGTAGGCAAAACCGAATCTGCAACAGATTCATCTTCATCGGTTGCAGCCGTGCTGGCTGACACTTCATTAACCATCAATGCAGGTGACGCCGACACATTAGCCCAGGCAGAAGCCGCCGCGACTTTATCTCAAACATTAAGTTCAGAAGATGAATCGGCCGACAAATCGCTCTGGGGCTTTGCATTAGCTGCATTTTTATCCGGCTTAGTCGCATTGCTTACACCCTGCGTTTTCCCGATCATCCCCATGACGGTAAGTTATTTTACCAATCAGGAAAAAGGAAAGCTGAAAGCATTCATATACGGCATTTCCATTGTTTTGATATATACATTAATAGGAACCGTGGTTTCGCGGTTAAATGGCCCGGCATTTGCCAATTTTCTGAGCACGCACTGGATTCCTAACCTGCTTTTCTTTGCTATTTTCTTCGTTTTTGGGCTATCCTTTTTAGGGCTTTTCGAGATCGTCTTGCCCAGTGGTTTTGTAAATAAAATGGATCAAAAAGCTGATCAGGGCGGTTATGCGGGCGTTTTCTTCATGGCGTTTACATTGGTGCTCGTTTCATTTTCGTGCACCGGGCCCATTGTAGGAAGTTTGCTCGTGGCCTCCGCGGGTGGCGAAGTGGTGAAGCCTATTATTGGTATGGCGTCGTTTTCGGCTGCATTTGCGATTCCATTTACATTGTTTGCCCTTTTTCCGCAATGGCTCAAATCTTTGCCCAAGTCCGGCGGCTGGTTAAACACCGTAAAAGTCGTTTTGGGCTTTTTGGAACTGGCGTTAGCATTGAAATTTTTCAGCATCGCCGATCAGGTTTATCACTGGCGTTTGCTCGATCGCGAGATCTATCTTGCATTCTGGATCGTCATTTTCGGTTTGTTAGGGTTTTATCTTTTGGGCAAAATCAGGACTCCGCACGATTCTCCGCTTGAAAAAGTAAGTGTTCCCAGATTACTTTTATCCATTGTCACATTTACCTTCGTTGTTTATATGATCCCGGGCATGTGGGGCGCGCCGTTAAAAGCACTGGCCGGTTATCTTCCCCCACAATCCACATTGGATTTTGATCTGAACAAAAGAACTGCGGGAGTTGTCTCCAACATTACACCCGGTGAAACGCGCAAATATGCCGACCTTTTCCACTTACCGCATGAATTGGAAGGTTTCTTCGATTATAAAGATGCATTAGCCTATGCAAAAAAAGTCAACAAGCCCGTTTTTATCGACTTTACCGGCCACGGCTGCGTCAACTGCCGCGAGATGGAAGCCCGCGTTTGGGTTGACCCGGCTGTGCAGCAACGTCTTCGCAATGATTACGTAATCGTGGCGCTTTATGTGGATGATAAAACGGAGCTGCCGGAAGCATCCTGGTATACTTCCAAATATGACAATAAGATCAAAAAAACCATAGGCGCCCAGAATGCCGACTTGCAGATTGTAAAATACAACAACAACGCACAACCACATTATTGCCTGGTGGATCATGAAGGTAATCTGCTCGTAAAGCCAAAAAATTACGATTTAAACCAAGCCAATTTCGCGGCGTTTTTAGATAGCGGAAAAGCAGCGTTCGGGAAATAG